Genomic DNA from Brenneria izadpanahii:
GCAGGGCGCCGCCGAGAATGCTTAAGGTGACCGAAGCCAGAACGATTTGAAAGGTGGTGAATATGCCGTCCAGCAAAATGGCGCGATATTGCCAGAGTATTGAGAAATCCCAATGATAAACCGGCATCAGACCCGATCCCCCGCCGTCACGCCGGACAGCGTCATAAAGTGACGTATTTGCGCATTTTCAGGGCGTGACCAGATCTCCCGCGGAATGGCTTCATCCACCAGCCTGCCGTTATCCATCAGCAGCAGACGACTGCAGACCTGCAAGGCAAAGCGCATTTCATGGGTGACCACCAACATGGTGGTGCCACTGGCGGCCAGCTCGGAAATCACCGCCAGCACCTCACCAACCGATTCCGGATCCAGCGCCGAGGTGGGTTCATCAAGCAGGATCACCCGTGGCTCCATCGCCAGCGCTCGGGCGATCGACACGCGCTGCTGCTGACCGCCGGAAAGCTGGACGGGAAAATCACCGGCCTTCGCCGTCAGCCCCATGCGTTCCAGCAGCGCCATCGCCTTTTCTATCGCCGTTTTACGCGGAACGCCGAGCACTTGCACCGGCCCTTCAATAATATTCTGCAGCACGCTGCGGTGCGGCCACAGATTGAAGTGCTGGAACACCATCGTCATCGCCGCGCGTTGCCGGGCCAGCGTGTGCCGCTTTACCGGCTTTCGCTGCGCGCCATAAAAGCCGATCTCTTCATTATCCAGCCAGATATGCCCGCTGTCCGGCAGCTCCAGCATATTCAGGCAGCGCAGCAAAGTGGATTTACCGGCGCCGCTGCGGCCAATGATGCCTATCACCTCCGAAGGGTGAACCTCGAAGGAGATGTCATCAATGATTTTAGCGCCTGAGAATGATTTGCTGAGAGCGTCTATTTTCAGTAATGGTAGAGAAACCTGTGCGCTCATTACTGCTGGCTCACCGGATGAGTATATTTTTTCCAGATGCTTTTCAGCGTACCGTCTTTATCCAACTGCTCCAGCCGACCGTCGAGCCACGCCTGCAACTGCGGGCGATTTTTACGCAGGCCAATATTGGTCGGCTGTTCTTTGACCGGCTGCGGAATAACCATGGTGCCTTGATGGCGCTTCTGAATATATTGCGACATCTGGATATCGTTAGTGACGATGGCATCGGCACGGCCGCTTTCCATCTGTAGCTGCATATTGTCGCTGTCCGGCACAATAATCCACTGCGCCTTATCCAACTGCGGCTGCAGCAGCGTCACCGCCGCCGATCCGTCAATAGCCGCGAGTTTGGTCTGC
This window encodes:
- a CDS encoding amino acid ABC transporter ATP-binding protein; this translates as MSAQVSLPLLKIDALSKSFSGAKIIDDISFEVHPSEVIGIIGRSGAGKSTLLRCLNMLELPDSGHIWLDNEEIGFYGAQRKPVKRHTLARQRAAMTMVFQHFNLWPHRSVLQNIIEGPVQVLGVPRKTAIEKAMALLERMGLTAKAGDFPVQLSGGQQQRVSIARALAMEPRVILLDEPTSALDPESVGEVLAVISELAASGTTMLVVTHEMRFALQVCSRLLLMDNGRLVDEAIPREIWSRPENAQIRHFMTLSGVTAGDRV